CGTCCTCGATCGCTTCGACGATCCGGGGGTAGGCCCCGCACCGGCAGATGTTGCCGCTCATCCGTTCCCGGATCTCGTCCGCGTCGAGTGCGACGGGTCCGCCCGGTCCGGCAGCGGTGTCCGGTTCGGCGGCGGTGTCCGGTTCGGTGACGTGCGAGGGGTGGCCGTCCGCGGCCTCGCGGAGCATGCCCACGGCCGAGCAGATCTGGCCCGGGGTGCAGAAACCGCACTGGAGGGCGTCGCGCTCGACGAAGGCCCGCTGCACCGGGTGCAGGTCCTCGCCGTCGGCGAGCCCTTCCACGGTGGTGATCGTGGCGCCGTCCTGGGCGACGGCGAGCAGCAGGCAGCTGTTGACCCGCCGCCCGTCGACGAGGACCGTGCAGGCCCCGCACTGGCCGTGGTCGCAGCCCTTCTTGGCCCCGGTGAGCCCGAAGCTCTCGCGCAGCGTCTCCAGGACCGTGGAGCGGTGGTCGACGGTCAGCGTCGTCGGTTCGCCGTTGACGTTCAGGGTCACGGTGGAGTGTGCGTCGACGACCGGTTCCGGTTCGAGGTCGGCTCCCAGAGCGAGGGAATCCATGCGTGCGCCTTTCGCTTCGCCGCGGGGCGGAGAATCGCCCCGGTTCTGTTCTCGTCGGGGCCGTCAGCGGCTCTCCAGCCGCAGCCTGACCTCCTGCTCCTGGTCGCCGGCGGCCGTGCCGACGACGCTCACCGCGAAGGCCCCGGTGAGATGGGTACGCAGCCGGTCGACGGCCCAGTAGCCGCCCTGGGCCTCCACCGTGACCGGCGCGGTGAGGTGGGCGGGGGTGGCGTCCGCCCGCGGTTCGGACACGTCGACGGTGGTGACCCAGACGGTCGGGCGGGGGCCCGAGGCCGATGTGGGCGTCTCGCCCATCGGGTGGTCGGATGCGAAGGCGGTGGCGAGCACGTCGAACACGGTCCGCGCGTCCCGGGTGTCGCAGCGGCTGAGCGAGACCACCACCTCCCGGTCCGCCGGGTGGTCCTCGCCGCTCTGTTCGGGTGTGCTGTTCACCGTGGTTCCTTCCGCTCGGGGTGCCGGCCTTCGGGCCCCCTCCAGGCTGACCCCGCATCGGGCCGACGGCGACACGGGAGACGTCCGAAGAGGCCTGGAGCTCCCGGAGAGCGGGCAGGAGGGCGGTCCTGACCCGCGGTCCTGAAACGCGTTTCCCCTGAGATACCCATAAAACATGAATTGCTGTGAATAGCTGACTGATGCACTTCTCCCGGGGTATGCGCAGTACATGGATGTTCTGAATGCAGTCAATACGGTCGAGGTGCCCTCCGACGTGCCGCTCGCGGCGACCACGGGGGCCCTGGGGATCGTCCTGCCCCTCGTGGCGCTGGCCGTCGTCGCCCTGCTGATCGGCGGCTTCATCCTCAGCAAGCGCAAGCACGACGCCGAGCCGCCGCCGCCCCGGCCCCATGAGCAGCCGCAGCAGCCGCAGGGGCGCACCCACATCGACCAGCACGACCCGCACGCCTCCGACCGCTTCCCCGCGGACGGCCACGCCCTGTCCCCGTACGAGCTCAAGGACCACGGCAACGGTCCGCTGCCGCCCGACGAGGAGCAGCCGCGCGGCTGACCGGCCCGTCCCCCGGAGCTCCACGCCGCCACCTCTGCTCGGGAGGTGCTCGGGAGGTCGTGACGGGCCGGCTGTTCCTCGATCTGCCAGGGGCTCCGACCCCGCCCGCGTTGCGGGACCGGGCGGGCCGGTCGACGCTGGTTGCTGGACCGCAGCGGCCGGGCAGGACGCCGCTCCCCGACGAAGGCAGTGGACCATGACCGGAAGCGACCCCCGTACGGCCTCGGCAGCACCCCTGACGGGGCCGGCCGCGCCGTGCTGGGTCACCCTGATGACCCGGAACCTGGAGACCGCCGAGCGGTTCTACGGACAGGTCCTGGGCTGGTCGTTCCGCCCCGGGCGGCTCGGGGCGGACTTCTCCGTTGCCTACCGCGGCGACATTCCGGTCGCCGGCGTCTTCGCCGTCTCCTCGACGTACCGGATCGCGGTGGCCTGGACGCCGTACTTCGCGGTGGAGGACGCCGACGTGGCCGCCGCCCGGGTCCGCGAGCGGAGCGGGACCGTGGCGGTGGGGCCGCTGACGCTCGGCAAGGGGCGCGGCGTGCTGGCGTCGGACCGGGACGGGGCGTCCTTCGGCCTCTGGGAGCGCACCGAGGCCTCCACCTCCCCGCCGGCCCCGGCCGACCACGCACACGCCTGGCTGCGGCTGCGGACCCGTAACGCCTTCGACGCGGCGATCTTCTACGGCGAGGTGCTCGACTGGGCGAGCGGGCGGCCGGGGTGCTGCGATGTCGCGTACGAGGGTGACGAGGTCATCGTGCGGTGCGAGGGGCATCCGCTGGCCCGGATCAGCTCCGGTGCCGTGGAGGCGGCCGTCGACCCGTTGGTGCGGCCGCACTGGCAGGTGCAGTTCCCGGTGGCGGACCTCGCGGCGACGGTCTCCGCGGCCGGACTGCACGGCGGCGCCCTCGTCGAGGAGCGCACCGGCTTCGGGGGCACCGAGGTCACCCTGCGGGACCCGGACGGCGCACTGTTCGCGGTGACCGATGTGCGCAGCCCGGCCTGACGCGCTTCAGACGGCGCCGCTCAGGTGGCACTGCTCTCCTTCTCGCTGTCGCCGTAGCTGCCGCTGTCGTCCTCGGTCTCGCGTCGGCCGGAGCGCCCCCGGGCCAGGGCCCATACCGGGAAGATGAACCAGCAGGCCAGGAACCACAGGGCCATCGCGCCGACCAGCCAGAGGGCGAGCTGGTTGTGGAGGACGACGCGCAGGATCAGCAGGAGCGCGGAGCACATCGTGCAGAACAGCAGCACCAGGCCGAGCACGGTCATCCGGGAGGCCCAGATGACCGTCTCGGGCTTCATCCGGCGGCCGGTGAGGAGCCGGTGGTAGGACACGGGACCGATGAGCGCCGCCGCGGTCGCCGAACCCAGCATCACCGTGACGACGTAGATGTTCCGGTCGATGTCCCCCAGGTCCTCGAACCGCGACTGGAAGACCACCGCGAGCAGGAAGCCGAAAAGGATCTGCACCCCGGTCTGGGCGACGCGCAACTCCTGGAGCAGTTCGGACCACTGCCGGTCCGCCCGCTCCTCCTGGGTCTCCTGACGGCCTCTGCTGGGTGTCACGTGGGGTCCCTTTCCCTTCTGGGGCCCGGCGGGGAGGGCGGAGTGCCGATGGCCGGATCCCACAGGTTCCCCGCGGGCACGGGCGTAACCCCGTGGACCGGTGTCCGCGGCCCGCCTATGATCACGGCAGGGCATCGCGCGTCGGTCACCGGCCGGGTGAGGCGTGGAGGTAGCCCGTGAGATGCCCGTTGGAGGCATTCCACCGTGTCAGTCGAGTTGAACCACACCATCGTCCACTGCCGGGACAACCGCGAGTCCGCCGAATTCCTGGCGGATCTGCTGGGCCTGACGGTCGGAGAGGAGTGGGGTCCGTTCGTTCCGGTCGTTCTCGCGAACAGCGTCACGCTGGATTTCGCGACGATTCCCGCCGCTTCGATCACCCCGCAGCACTACGCCTTCCTCATTTCGGAGGCGGAGTTCGACACCGCGTTCGCGAAGATCCAGGCTCTGGGGATCGACTTCTTCGCCGATCCCCATCAGAAGGTTCCCGGCGAGATCAACCACAACGACGGCGGACGGGGCGTGTACTTCCCCGATCCGAGCGGTCATGGCATGGAGCTGATCACCCGCCCGTACGGCGGTTGATCACCGCCTGAGGCACCCGTCCCGGAGCCCGGCCGCGCACCGCGGCCGGGCTCCGGTCGTCCACGGCCCCGGTGGGGCGCGCCTCAGCCGATGCGGAGCAGGAGTTCGGGGCGGTCCCACATCACCGCGGGCGGATCGGCCCGTACCGTGCCGACGGGTTCGGCGCCGATGCTCCGGTAGAAGCCCTCGGCCGGTGGGTGGGACACGATCCGGATGCCCGCGAGCCCGGCGGTCCGGGCCTCCTCGCGCAGATGGGCGGCGAGCAGTCGGCCGATGCCGAGCCCCTGGGCGGAGTCGGCGACGAACATCAGGTCCAGTTCCGGCGGGTCGAGGAGCAGTGCGTAGAAGCCGAGGATCCGGCCCGTGGCGCCGTCGTCGGCGACGAAGACCCGGTGCGCCTCGATGTAGTCCGGGCCGATCCGGTACCCCTCGACCATCGGGGCGTACGGCCCCTCGTAGGCGCCCGATGTGCGGACCAGCCGCGTCAGCCGGCCGGCGTCGCCCGCCGCGGCCCGGCGGACCGTCACGTCGGCGTGCTGTGGAGCGCGCCCGCGCCGCCGTCCCGCCCTGCCCGATCCCATACGGCGAGTATGCGGCACCGTGGCCGGCGGATTTCAGGCCGGGCGTCGTTCCTCGCGCCAGCGGCGGACGGTCCCGTCCACGTCGAAGGGGGTCAGCCGCAGCGGCGGGCCCTCGGGAGGCATCCGGATCGCCCGCTCGATCTTCTCGTTCACCCCGGTCAGGATGCGCCGCACCTCGGCCTCGGTGCGGGCCGCGGACACCGCGCGCGGGACGTCCTCCGCCTCCTTGCGCAGGGCCAGCGCGGGCGGCAGCATCGACACGCCCTCCCGCTGCATCTTCTGCTTGATCCACCAGGCCTCGTCGTAGGGGCGTTCCAGACCGGCGATCGGCTTGCCGAAGCCCGGAAGCGCGGAGAAGTCACCGCGCTGTTCCGCCTCGTGGATCTGCCGGTCGACCCAGGACTCGAAA
The nucleotide sequence above comes from Streptomyces sp. NBC_01116. Encoded proteins:
- a CDS encoding 2Fe-2S iron-sulfur cluster-binding protein, whose amino-acid sequence is MDSLALGADLEPEPVVDAHSTVTLNVNGEPTTLTVDHRSTVLETLRESFGLTGAKKGCDHGQCGACTVLVDGRRVNSCLLLAVAQDGATITTVEGLADGEDLHPVQRAFVERDALQCGFCTPGQICSAVGMLREAADGHPSHVTEPDTAAEPDTAAGPGGPVALDADEIRERMSGNICRCGAYPRIVEAIEDVIE
- a CDS encoding VOC family protein — encoded protein: MSVELNHTIVHCRDNRESAEFLADLLGLTVGEEWGPFVPVVLANSVTLDFATIPAASITPQHYAFLISEAEFDTAFAKIQALGIDFFADPHQKVPGEINHNDGGRGVYFPDPSGHGMELITRPYGG
- a CDS encoding GNAT family N-acetyltransferase, with the protein product MGSGRAGRRRGRAPQHADVTVRRAAAGDAGRLTRLVRTSGAYEGPYAPMVEGYRIGPDYIEAHRVFVADDGATGRILGFYALLLDPPELDLMFVADSAQGLGIGRLLAAHLREEARTAGLAGIRIVSHPPAEGFYRSIGAEPVGTVRADPPAVMWDRPELLLRIG
- a CDS encoding DUF1992 domain-containing protein, which translates into the protein MTERKPPGVSFESWVDRQIHEAEQRGDFSALPGFGKPIAGLERPYDEAWWIKQKMQREGVSMLPPALALRKEAEDVPRAVSAARTEAEVRRILTGVNEKIERAIRMPPEGPPLRLTPFDVDGTVRRWREERRPA
- a CDS encoding VOC family protein, producing MTGSDPRTASAAPLTGPAAPCWVTLMTRNLETAERFYGQVLGWSFRPGRLGADFSVAYRGDIPVAGVFAVSSTYRIAVAWTPYFAVEDADVAAARVRERSGTVAVGPLTLGKGRGVLASDRDGASFGLWERTEASTSPPAPADHAHAWLRLRTRNAFDAAIFYGEVLDWASGRPGCCDVAYEGDEVIVRCEGHPLARISSGAVEAAVDPLVRPHWQVQFPVADLAATVSAAGLHGGALVEERTGFGGTEVTLRDPDGALFAVTDVRSPA
- a CDS encoding DUF6479 family protein yields the protein MDVLNAVNTVEVPSDVPLAATTGALGIVLPLVALAVVALLIGGFILSKRKHDAEPPPPRPHEQPQQPQGRTHIDQHDPHASDRFPADGHALSPYELKDHGNGPLPPDEEQPRG
- a CDS encoding DUF6328 family protein → MTPSRGRQETQEERADRQWSELLQELRVAQTGVQILFGFLLAVVFQSRFEDLGDIDRNIYVVTVMLGSATAAALIGPVSYHRLLTGRRMKPETVIWASRMTVLGLVLLFCTMCSALLLILRVVLHNQLALWLVGAMALWFLACWFIFPVWALARGRSGRRETEDDSGSYGDSEKESSAT